One part of the Enterococcus sp. DIV1094 genome encodes these proteins:
- a CDS encoding VOC family protein has product MNTIKWQGFLLTTADIKRSRDFYENVLGLEVISAVEDMIEFEDGFTLYDKDAYIKIVAGDQAERATGRHLKVTSQPNNFQLYFEVENLEDWVKKITSDPGIEVIHDALEYDWGQKVFRFYDYDKHIVEVSESIQSVFDRLYAQGLSLSEIAERFGDSIETIQKQFLKQ; this is encoded by the coding sequence ATGAATACAATCAAATGGCAAGGGTTCTTACTTACGACTGCTGATATCAAGCGATCCAGAGATTTCTATGAAAATGTTTTAGGTCTAGAAGTGATTAGTGCAGTGGAAGACATGATCGAATTTGAAGACGGCTTTACGCTGTATGATAAAGATGCCTATATTAAAATCGTTGCTGGCGATCAAGCAGAAAGAGCTACTGGTAGGCATCTGAAAGTAACATCTCAACCAAACAATTTCCAATTATACTTTGAAGTAGAAAACTTAGAGGATTGGGTGAAAAAAATCACTTCTGATCCAGGAATCGAAGTGATCCATGATGCGTTGGAATATGACTGGGGGCAAAAAGTTTTTCGTTTTTATGATTATGACAAACATATTGTTGAAGTTTCAGAAAGCATCCAGAGTGTCTTCGATCGTCTCTATGCGCAAGGATTGAGCCTTTCAGAAATCGCTGAACGCTTCGGGGACTCAATAGAAACGATTCAAAAGCAGTTTCTGAAACAGTAA
- the fghA gene encoding S-formylglutathione hydrolase — protein MELQKIEAHRSFGGQQIKYRHVSKTLHCEMTFSVYVPETTDENQKIPLIWWLAGLTSTDDNFSIKGGFQRYAAEQQIAFVMPDTSPRGDAADSEDWDLGQGAGFYLNATQEPWKKDFQMYDYLTKELSEIIYSLIPNLSGKESIMGHSMGGHGSLVIGLKNPARFTSISAFAPISNPSNVPWGQKAFTAYLGTDRATWREWDATELIKNERVSYPPILITQGTADPFYEVQLNEDAFLTAAESAKHEVMYQKEDGYDHSYFTIATFVEQHIAFHASYLKQ, from the coding sequence ATGGAACTACAGAAAATTGAGGCACATCGGTCATTTGGCGGACAGCAAATCAAATACCGTCATGTGTCAAAAACACTACATTGTGAGATGACATTTAGTGTGTATGTACCAGAAACGACTGATGAAAATCAAAAAATCCCACTTATTTGGTGGTTAGCAGGTTTAACAAGTACAGATGATAACTTCAGTATCAAAGGTGGGTTCCAACGATATGCTGCCGAACAACAGATTGCATTCGTCATGCCGGACACATCACCACGAGGAGATGCTGCTGACAGTGAGGATTGGGATCTCGGTCAAGGAGCGGGTTTTTACTTGAATGCGACACAAGAACCGTGGAAAAAAGACTTCCAAATGTACGACTATCTTACAAAAGAGCTGTCCGAGATCATCTACTCTTTAATCCCAAACCTTTCTGGGAAAGAAAGTATCATGGGGCATTCGATGGGCGGGCATGGTTCGTTGGTGATCGGTCTAAAAAATCCAGCACGCTTTACTTCAATCTCTGCTTTTGCGCCAATCTCAAACCCTTCAAACGTACCATGGGGACAAAAAGCATTTACTGCGTATCTTGGTACTGACCGAGCGACATGGCGGGAATGGGATGCAACGGAATTGATTAAAAATGAAAGAGTTAGTTATCCACCGATCTTGATCACACAAGGAACAGCTGATCCATTTTATGAAGTACAACTCAACGAAGACGCATTTTTAACGGCGGCAGAATCAGCGAAACATGAAGTTATGTATCAAAAAGAAGATGGTTATGATCATAGCTATTTCACCATTGCTACGTTTGTGGAACAACATATCGCTTTTCATGCAAGTTATTTGAAACAGTAA
- a CDS encoding beta-glucoside-specific PTS transporter subunit IIABC, with protein MDYKQLASDIYQKVGGAENIQHVTHCATRLRFTLADEKKADSQGIKQLKGVTGLVEGNGQFQVIIGPDVSSVYAQLPGTGAATATEKKEQSVISRLLDFIAGCFTPMIAIIAAGGMLQVLLSLLQLSGLLAETDNTYLVLYQVSQAAFFFIPVFLGNSVAKRLNIDPFLGSYIGAIFIMPGLTELISQEGGVSLLGFAVPNVSYNASVLPVLLSVWLMSYVYKFVDKILPKSVKFILRPLLSVIVITPFALLLLGPLGVMVGNYVAEFLNYLTNNFGPLAVLFMGAFAQLLVMTGMHTTLTPILLTSLATFGYDNLIVPGMLLGLAAEAAICLAAGIKAKNTEFKQLSYSSAITALMGVSEPALYGVTLPLKKPIIGMILGGAVGGLYFGLMNINTPVVIASFVALPSYSSVLHATIGSLITFAIAFAYTWIMVKEEDFPYETVTVDQIKESEEKVDTPLKSAVETKIMAPLSGKVIPLNETNDQAFASFALGKGLAIKPNNDKVVAPFSGKVSAVFGGNHAIGLTSDEGIELLIHIGIDTVNMQGESFVREVNEGERIELGQVLLRFDSEKIQAAGYDDTVMITVTNTTDYLDVVPATIHQEIQEKEQFLAVF; from the coding sequence ATGGATTATAAACAATTAGCTTCTGATATCTATCAGAAAGTCGGCGGAGCTGAAAATATACAACATGTGACACATTGTGCGACTAGATTACGTTTTACATTAGCGGATGAGAAAAAAGCAGATAGTCAAGGGATCAAACAATTGAAAGGCGTCACAGGATTGGTTGAAGGAAATGGACAATTTCAAGTAATCATCGGACCGGATGTTTCTAGTGTCTATGCACAATTGCCAGGGACAGGAGCAGCGACTGCGACCGAGAAGAAAGAGCAATCAGTCATTTCTCGTTTATTAGACTTCATTGCGGGCTGTTTTACACCGATGATTGCAATTATCGCAGCTGGTGGAATGTTGCAAGTCCTACTATCTTTATTGCAACTTTCCGGTTTATTGGCAGAAACAGATAATACTTATCTTGTGTTATACCAAGTTTCCCAAGCTGCTTTCTTTTTCATTCCAGTATTTTTAGGGAACTCAGTAGCTAAACGCTTGAATATTGATCCTTTTTTAGGTAGCTACATCGGAGCGATCTTTATTATGCCAGGGCTTACTGAACTTATTAGTCAAGAAGGTGGGGTTTCATTACTTGGCTTTGCCGTGCCCAATGTTAGTTACAATGCTTCCGTACTGCCTGTATTGTTAAGTGTTTGGTTGATGTCTTATGTGTATAAATTTGTTGATAAGATTTTACCTAAGAGTGTCAAATTTATTTTACGTCCACTACTTTCTGTGATTGTCATTACACCATTTGCGTTGTTACTTTTAGGACCGTTAGGCGTGATGGTAGGGAATTATGTAGCAGAATTTCTGAACTACTTGACGAACAACTTTGGTCCACTAGCTGTATTGTTTATGGGAGCATTCGCTCAGTTGCTTGTGATGACAGGGATGCACACGACGTTAACACCAATCTTATTAACATCTTTGGCAACTTTTGGCTATGACAATCTTATCGTGCCGGGCATGCTCTTAGGTCTAGCTGCTGAAGCGGCGATTTGTTTAGCAGCCGGCATAAAAGCCAAGAATACTGAATTTAAACAATTAAGTTACTCTTCTGCAATCACAGCTCTAATGGGTGTTTCAGAACCAGCATTGTATGGTGTTACTTTACCGTTGAAAAAGCCAATTATCGGGATGATCCTAGGCGGTGCAGTCGGTGGGCTATACTTTGGCTTGATGAATATCAATACTCCAGTAGTTATCGCCTCATTCGTAGCCTTACCTTCTTATAGTAGTGTATTGCATGCGACGATTGGTTCATTGATTACCTTTGCGATTGCCTTTGCTTATACATGGATCATGGTCAAGGAGGAAGATTTTCCATATGAAACAGTAACCGTTGATCAGATAAAAGAATCGGAAGAAAAAGTAGACACACCGCTTAAATCAGCAGTTGAAACGAAGATCATGGCCCCGTTATCAGGTAAAGTGATCCCTCTAAACGAAACGAATGACCAAGCATTTGCTTCATTTGCGCTAGGCAAAGGTCTGGCTATTAAACCAAATAATGATAAAGTAGTTGCTCCTTTTTCTGGAAAAGTTTCCGCAGTCTTTGGTGGCAACCATGCAATTGGATTAACGAGTGATGAGGGAATCGAACTATTGATCCATATCGGTATCGATACAGTAAATATGCAAGGAGAATCCTTTGTTCGGGAAGTTAATGAAGGAGAGCGCATCGAACTTGGACAAGTGTTGTTACGTTTTGACTCAGAGAAAATCCAAGCAGCTGGATACGATGATACTGTGATGATCACTGTTACAAATACCACTGACTATTTAGATGTTGTTCCTGCAACTATACATCAAGAAATTCAGGAAAAAGAACAATTTTTAGCAGTATTTTAA
- a CDS encoding winged helix-turn-helix transcriptional regulator, with protein sequence MYQYNEKEFTNTKDLAMHVLSGKYKIVLIWCFLQQPILRLSEIEKMLPEVNQRMLIRQLRELEGDHLLTRKVYPVVPPKVEYQLTEIGRELSTIVQHICDWGDHYYEVVEGLSADKAD encoded by the coding sequence ATGTATCAATATAATGAAAAAGAGTTTACCAATACAAAAGATTTAGCTATGCACGTGCTTAGTGGAAAATACAAGATCGTCTTGATCTGGTGTTTTTTGCAACAACCGATTTTACGACTAAGCGAGATTGAGAAAATGTTACCAGAAGTCAACCAACGCATGTTGATCCGTCAATTAAGAGAATTAGAAGGGGATCATTTACTTACTCGTAAAGTCTATCCTGTAGTCCCACCAAAAGTAGAGTATCAATTGACAGAAATCGGTCGTGAGCTTTCAACGATCGTTCAGCATATCTGTGATTGGGGCGATCATTATTATGAAGTCGTTGAAGGTCTTTCGGCGGATAAAGCGGATTGA
- a CDS encoding glucose PTS transporter subunit IIA → MKHEEIAKQIIQHVGGASNINNAWHCMTRLRFDLKDEKKVDYAALEKTPKVVGTKYQSEQLQVVIGTEVADYFAPIAKELGLDETREQNEGEKKGVVSLFMDTVSGVFGPIVPAIAGAGMIKGLMAGLVALNVISNQTDTYLIIDMIASGVFTFLPFFVAASAARIFKTNPYLAIAIAATLQFPTMTTAVAEGSISAFQLFGIIPVPVFNYAGTVIPIIFAVLALSYIYRWVDKLLPQVLRTVFTPTISLFVAGLLTLTVIGPISIHLGNLLATGVAWLFSISPVLAGIVVGAIRPIAIFTGLHHAMTPIALQNFANQGYDMLMPMMFMANMAITGATAAIYLKVKSKEEKSLVLSSAVSGLLGITEPALFGILSKYKKAFIAATVGSSVASAFISFFGVRIYGYILSSIFSLPAYIGQYFVFAVLGIVIALVSSFVLTYFLVPNVQEEDAEYTNEVNLHAVAKGEYIPLEDVPDEVFSTKMMGDGFAIESIDGAIFAPVSGKVTTIFPSKHALGIKTNNGVEVLVHMGIDTINLNGEGFDVLVKLGDQVTVDTKIAQMDLPYIHSQGKKSMVIVVITNMDRIAKFSGERNLEGQHQAGAILERALLNG, encoded by the coding sequence GTGAAGCATGAAGAAATAGCAAAACAAATCATACAACACGTAGGTGGAGCAAGTAATATCAACAACGCGTGGCATTGTATGACACGTTTACGGTTTGATTTAAAAGATGAGAAAAAAGTAGACTATGCTGCATTGGAAAAAACACCAAAAGTGGTGGGAACAAAATATCAAAGTGAACAACTACAAGTTGTGATCGGGACAGAAGTGGCTGATTACTTTGCACCAATTGCGAAAGAATTAGGATTAGATGAAACAAGAGAGCAAAACGAAGGCGAGAAAAAAGGGGTAGTATCTTTATTTATGGATACTGTTTCAGGTGTTTTCGGACCAATCGTGCCAGCGATTGCTGGTGCTGGAATGATCAAAGGATTGATGGCAGGTCTAGTGGCGTTGAATGTCATTTCGAACCAGACCGATACCTATTTGATCATTGACATGATTGCAAGTGGCGTCTTTACTTTCTTGCCATTCTTCGTCGCAGCTTCTGCCGCTCGAATCTTCAAAACAAATCCGTATTTAGCGATTGCGATTGCTGCAACCTTGCAATTTCCAACAATGACGACTGCGGTTGCGGAAGGATCGATTTCTGCTTTTCAATTATTTGGTATTATTCCAGTCCCTGTCTTCAACTACGCTGGGACAGTTATCCCAATCATATTTGCAGTACTAGCGCTCAGCTATATTTACCGTTGGGTGGATAAGCTATTACCACAAGTGTTGCGAACAGTGTTTACACCAACAATTTCATTATTCGTGGCAGGATTATTGACGTTAACGGTGATTGGACCAATCAGTATCCATCTAGGTAATTTATTGGCAACTGGTGTGGCGTGGTTATTCTCTATTTCGCCAGTTTTAGCGGGCATCGTGGTAGGAGCTATTCGCCCAATCGCAATCTTTACTGGCTTACACCATGCAATGACACCGATCGCTTTACAAAACTTTGCCAATCAAGGGTATGACATGTTGATGCCGATGATGTTTATGGCAAACATGGCGATCACTGGTGCGACAGCGGCTATTTACTTGAAAGTGAAATCAAAAGAAGAAAAATCATTAGTATTATCTTCTGCTGTGTCTGGTCTACTGGGGATCACTGAACCTGCGCTTTTCGGGATCTTATCAAAATACAAGAAGGCGTTTATCGCCGCAACAGTCGGTAGTTCGGTTGCTTCGGCATTTATCAGTTTCTTCGGTGTTCGAATCTACGGCTATATTTTATCAAGTATTTTTAGCTTACCAGCTTATATTGGTCAGTATTTTGTTTTTGCAGTACTTGGCATCGTGATTGCCTTAGTATCTTCTTTTGTCCTCACTTATTTCTTAGTTCCAAACGTACAGGAAGAAGACGCCGAATATACAAACGAAGTCAATCTACACGCAGTGGCTAAGGGAGAATATATTCCTTTAGAAGATGTGCCAGACGAAGTTTTTTCAACAAAAATGATGGGTGATGGTTTTGCAATCGAATCAATCGATGGCGCGATTTTTGCACCTGTCAGCGGAAAAGTCACTACGATTTTTCCTTCTAAGCACGCGTTAGGAATCAAAACAAATAATGGGGTAGAAGTATTAGTCCATATGGGGATCGATACCATCAATTTGAATGGCGAAGGTTTCGATGTACTTGTAAAGCTTGGTGACCAAGTGACTGTGGACACTAAAATCGCTCAAATGGATTTACCTTATATCCATAGTCAAGGAAAAAAGAGTATGGTCATTGTTGTCATTACAAACATGGACCGCATCGCAAAATTCTCTGGTGAAAGAAACTTAGAAGGGCAACATCAAGCTGGAGCAATCTTGGAACGCGCATTATTGAATGGGTAA
- a CDS encoding S-(hydroxymethyl)glutathione dehydrogenase/class III alcohol dehydrogenase — protein MKSRAAVAFEPGKPLEIVEIDVADPKPTEVMVKILYTSVCHTDAFTLSGEDPEGVFPAVLGHEGAGIVVKVGEEVSSVKVGDHVIPLYTPECGKCEFCLSGKTNLCSAVRETQGKGLMPDGTTRFSYKGEPVYHYMGTSTFSEYTVVNEINLVKITEDAPLDTVPLLGCGVTTGLGAVENTAKVEEGAVTAVFGLGAIGLAVIQGLKKANAKRIIAIDMNPEKWPLAQKMGATDFIDPKTHDRPIQEVIVEMTQGGVDYSFECIGNVEVMRAALEACHKGWGESIIIGVAGAGKEIHTRPFQLVTGRVWRGSAFGGVKGRSQLPAMVEEYLNGEIDLDSFITHRLDFTQINESLELLHRGESIRTMLTYGGDTDGTTEN, from the coding sequence TTGAAAAGTAGAGCTGCTGTAGCATTTGAACCTGGAAAACCGTTAGAAATCGTTGAAATCGATGTTGCTGATCCGAAACCGACAGAAGTCATGGTGAAAATTTTGTACACTTCGGTCTGTCATACCGATGCGTTCACGTTATCAGGAGAAGATCCAGAAGGAGTGTTTCCTGCTGTGTTAGGTCATGAAGGAGCAGGGATCGTTGTCAAAGTCGGCGAAGAGGTGTCATCCGTTAAAGTAGGGGATCATGTCATTCCTTTGTATACACCTGAATGTGGCAAATGCGAATTTTGTTTGTCAGGAAAAACTAATTTATGCTCTGCTGTCCGTGAAACGCAAGGAAAAGGTCTGATGCCAGATGGTACGACTCGTTTTTCTTACAAAGGCGAACCAGTTTATCACTATATGGGTACGAGTACATTTAGTGAGTATACCGTCGTCAATGAAATCAATCTGGTAAAAATCACAGAAGATGCACCACTCGATACAGTGCCATTATTAGGGTGTGGCGTCACAACCGGATTAGGTGCTGTAGAAAACACTGCGAAGGTTGAAGAAGGGGCTGTTACAGCTGTTTTTGGTCTAGGAGCGATTGGTTTAGCGGTGATCCAAGGACTGAAAAAAGCCAATGCCAAACGGATCATTGCCATCGATATGAATCCTGAAAAATGGCCGTTAGCGCAAAAAATGGGCGCAACAGACTTCATTGATCCTAAGACACATGATCGTCCGATCCAAGAAGTCATCGTCGAAATGACGCAAGGCGGCGTGGATTATAGTTTTGAGTGTATCGGAAATGTGGAAGTCATGCGTGCCGCACTTGAAGCCTGTCATAAAGGTTGGGGCGAAAGTATCATTATCGGTGTGGCGGGCGCTGGAAAAGAAATCCACACGCGTCCATTCCAACTGGTAACTGGTCGTGTTTGGCGTGGTTCTGCTTTTGGTGGAGTCAAAGGACGAAGCCAATTACCAGCTATGGTGGAAGAGTACTTGAACGGGGAGATCGATTTAGATTCATTCATCACCCATCGTTTAGATTTCACACAAATCAATGAATCACTTGAGCTATTGCATCGTGGAGAATCGATTCGAACGATGCTCACTTATGGAGGTGACACAGATGGAACTACAGAAAATTGA
- a CDS encoding DUF6597 domain-containing transcriptional factor, whose translation MYSPIQVPYIVNPIYQKYFKYTATTIPSLQDFVICLWEHQPLTQEPYEVNDLIIPDGCVDLFIDFKNQSIEFSGVSKTEYDFYSHTSESYLSATLKPGAFEQLTGRPTTEVMDSFLSISEIDIPFNLDYFFSLSYAQQKKYFIDYLHQLVEGHTPNRFVKLIDRFSQIPASTTEHLCKELGVGLRQCQRLFMKHYGISPKLMLITLRFQYCLKILTNAHTTEKDLLDLHYYDQSHLIKDFKKHIGFTPLEFVQLCKEIKAQPFD comes from the coding sequence ATGTATTCTCCAATCCAAGTACCTTACATCGTAAACCCGATCTACCAGAAATATTTTAAATATACAGCAACTACGATCCCCTCATTACAAGACTTTGTGATTTGCCTATGGGAGCATCAGCCATTGACTCAAGAACCTTATGAGGTGAATGATTTGATCATTCCAGACGGATGCGTCGATCTTTTCATCGATTTCAAAAATCAATCGATTGAATTTTCAGGTGTTAGTAAAACAGAATATGATTTTTATAGCCATACGTCTGAATCTTACTTGTCAGCTACATTGAAACCTGGCGCGTTTGAGCAACTCACTGGACGACCAACAACTGAGGTAATGGATTCTTTTCTTTCTATCAGTGAGATTGACATTCCTTTCAATCTCGATTATTTCTTCTCTTTATCCTATGCTCAACAAAAAAAGTATTTTATCGATTACCTCCATCAATTAGTTGAGGGGCATACCCCAAACCGGTTCGTCAAGTTGATTGACCGTTTCAGCCAAATCCCTGCTTCTACGACTGAACATTTATGCAAAGAGCTAGGTGTCGGGCTTCGGCAATGTCAACGGCTATTTATGAAGCATTATGGTATTTCACCGAAACTGATGTTGATCACCTTACGTTTCCAGTACTGCTTAAAAATACTGACCAACGCTCACACGACTGAAAAAGATTTACTTGATTTGCATTACTACGATCAATCTCATTTGATCAAAGATTTCAAAAAACATATCGGCTTCACACCACTCGAATTTGTCCAGCTTTGTAAAGAGATCAAAGCACAACCTTTTGATTAA
- a CDS encoding PRD domain-containing protein, with translation MKIKKFLNNNVVLLKKGSNEIIGFSSGISFKKKVGDDVEEEDFEKIFVLDTHAMLEHFSYQLSKCDPKYVQLVTQIVEYAKQNYHLGINDYIYLTLLDHIDFTIHRLKENMTFKSPLQYEVRRFYPDEYAIGVYAVQLLERELKLAIPTEEAISIALHFVNIQSKKRDMTVTNKITKFIEDVLTIVRYEYKQKFDENSFHFSRFVTHLHYFAQNVINHTMPSYEQTDLYQQVEKMYPQAFHCVQKIKIYIENTYGITISENEEIYLTLHIQKLTEQIEKE, from the coding sequence ATGAAAATCAAAAAATTTCTAAATAATAATGTCGTATTACTGAAAAAAGGCAGTAATGAGATCATCGGGTTTTCATCAGGCATCAGCTTCAAGAAAAAAGTAGGAGATGATGTGGAGGAAGAGGACTTTGAAAAGATCTTTGTATTAGATACACATGCAATGTTGGAACATTTCAGCTATCAGTTAAGTAAATGTGATCCAAAATACGTTCAATTAGTTACGCAGATCGTAGAATATGCCAAACAAAATTATCACTTAGGGATCAATGATTATATTTATCTGACGTTACTCGATCATATTGATTTCACGATTCATCGGTTGAAAGAAAATATGACATTTAAAAGTCCATTGCAATATGAAGTCCGCCGATTTTATCCAGATGAATATGCTATCGGAGTGTATGCAGTCCAGTTATTGGAACGTGAACTTAAACTAGCGATTCCTACGGAAGAAGCGATTTCAATTGCGCTACATTTTGTGAATATCCAATCGAAAAAACGAGATATGACTGTGACGAACAAAATCACTAAATTTATTGAAGATGTTCTAACGATCGTCCGTTATGAATATAAACAAAAGTTTGATGAAAATAGTTTTCACTTTTCTCGTTTTGTCACGCATTTACATTATTTTGCACAGAATGTCATTAATCATACGATGCCAAGTTATGAACAAACGGATCTATATCAGCAAGTAGAAAAAATGTATCCTCAAGCATTTCACTGTGTACAAAAAATCAAAATTTATATTGAGAATACGTATGGTATCACAATTTCTGAAAACGAAGAAATTTATCTAACCTTGCATATTCAAAAATTAACGGAGCAAATCGAAAAGGAGTAA
- a CDS encoding YitT family protein, translated as MKNLFKYLTITLGLLLLSISINMFFGPHYIAAGGTSGLGILLEYLIQVDRSLIVLALNSLMLLLAIIYLGKKLFIKVLYGSLVLPLLLTYVPKIMFTENKIASIVLGSLIFSIGMSIVYSQNSSSGGTSIPPIILKKYFNIKLSTGLFFIDGIVILLNWSIFGFDQFLLALSSNILVFLVMNLFSKISYKSIENRQTS; from the coding sequence ATGAAAAATCTATTCAAATATTTAACGATCACTTTGGGGCTATTACTACTTTCAATTAGTATAAATATGTTTTTTGGCCCACATTACATTGCTGCTGGAGGGACAAGCGGTCTAGGAATTTTACTTGAATACCTTATTCAAGTGGATCGTTCACTTATAGTACTTGCTTTAAATTCACTTATGTTGCTATTAGCAATCATTTATTTAGGAAAAAAATTATTTATAAAAGTTTTATATGGTAGTTTAGTTCTACCGTTATTATTAACCTATGTACCTAAAATAATGTTTACTGAAAATAAAATTGCATCGATCGTTTTGGGTAGTTTGATTTTTTCTATAGGGATGTCCATTGTTTATTCACAAAATTCTTCTAGTGGAGGAACTTCGATTCCACCAATCATTTTAAAAAAATATTTTAATATAAAACTCTCTACAGGCTTATTTTTCATAGATGGGATAGTCATACTACTGAACTGGAGTATTTTTGGTTTCGATCAATTTTTACTTGCGTTGTCCTCGAATATTCTAGTTTTCCTAGTGATGAATCTATTCTCTAAGATTTCCTATAAATCGATTGAGAATAGACAAACTTCTTAG
- a CDS encoding glycoside hydrolase family 1 protein, whose protein sequence is MSFPKNFLWGGASAANQYEGGYQDGGKGLACADLISGGTHTTSRQITSEIKEDLLYPSHEATDFYHHYKEDIALFAEAGFKAFRLSINWTRIFPKGMDQEPNEEGLAFYDQVFDECQKYGIEPVVTIAHFDVPAYLSKHYNGWASREVIDFYAIYAETIFERYQNKVKYWITFNEINTATLTIGNFLSLGLQVGETAFIEQPDDPEARYQALHHQFVASAKVVSLAREKYPHFHMGCMISYMPRYPYTCHPNDVLLAKQEENMHSKFCGDVQVTGKYPYYAKSYFEQQGININCTKEDEAILAKGTVDYYTFSYYLTLCVSADDNVEKNGHSMIGGSGVNNPYLEQTEWNAMIDPVGLRITLNDIYDRYQIPMMIVENGIGVSEDLTADGKVHDSYRIDYLQKHIAEMEKALADGVDLIGYTIWSAVDIVSASTGEMKKRYGLIFVDKYDDGTGTLARYKKDSFYWYKKLIATNGASLLEV, encoded by the coding sequence ATGAGTTTTCCAAAAAATTTTTTATGGGGCGGCGCTTCCGCTGCCAATCAGTATGAAGGTGGCTATCAAGACGGAGGAAAAGGCTTAGCCTGTGCAGACTTGATTAGTGGAGGCACCCATACGACTTCACGTCAGATCACTTCAGAAATCAAAGAAGATTTACTTTATCCCAGTCATGAAGCAACTGATTTTTATCATCATTACAAAGAAGATATTGCATTATTTGCAGAAGCAGGATTTAAAGCATTTCGCTTATCAATCAACTGGACGCGGATTTTTCCAAAGGGCATGGATCAAGAACCAAATGAAGAAGGACTCGCTTTTTACGATCAAGTATTTGATGAATGTCAAAAATATGGAATTGAACCCGTTGTCACGATTGCGCACTTTGATGTTCCTGCGTATTTAAGTAAGCATTATAACGGATGGGCAAGTCGTGAAGTTATTGACTTTTATGCCATTTATGCAGAGACGATCTTTGAAAGATATCAAAACAAAGTGAAATACTGGATCACTTTCAATGAAATCAACACAGCAACATTAACGATCGGGAACTTTTTATCTTTAGGTTTACAAGTAGGAGAAACAGCATTCATTGAACAGCCAGATGATCCCGAAGCACGTTATCAAGCATTGCATCACCAGTTTGTTGCAAGTGCGAAGGTTGTCAGTTTGGCACGAGAAAAGTATCCCCATTTTCATATGGGCTGCATGATTTCATATATGCCAAGATATCCTTATACTTGTCATCCAAATGATGTATTATTGGCGAAACAAGAAGAAAACATGCATTCAAAATTCTGTGGGGATGTTCAGGTTACAGGAAAATACCCATACTATGCCAAAAGCTATTTTGAACAACAAGGGATCAATATCAACTGTACAAAAGAAGACGAGGCGATTTTGGCAAAGGGCACTGTTGATTATTATACATTCAGCTATTACTTGACCTTGTGCGTATCAGCCGATGATAATGTAGAAAAAAATGGTCACAGTATGATTGGCGGATCAGGAGTGAACAATCCATATTTGGAACAAACAGAATGGAATGCCATGATCGATCCGGTTGGTTTGCGTATTACGCTAAATGATATTTATGATCGCTACCAAATTCCAATGATGATCGTGGAGAATGGTATCGGAGTATCTGAAGATCTGACCGCAGATGGGAAAGTCCATGATTCTTACCGCATCGATTATCTACAAAAACATATCGCTGAAATGGAAAAAGCGTTGGCAGATGGCGTAGACTTGATTGGTTACACAATTTGGAGTGCAGTGGATATCGTCAGTGCATCCACAGGAGAAATGAAAAAACGTTATGGCTTGATCTTCGTCGATAAATACGATGACGGCACAGGAACTTTAGCTCGTTATAAGAAAGACAGCTTTTATTGGTATAAGAAGTTGATTGCAACGAACGGGGCGAGTTTGTTGGAAGTGTAA